A stretch of the Elephas maximus indicus isolate mEleMax1 chromosome 3, mEleMax1 primary haplotype, whole genome shotgun sequence genome encodes the following:
- the LOC126071055 gene encoding olfactory receptor 7G2-like has translation MTSENQTGVAAFSLLGLSEDSELQPFLFGLFLTMHLVTVLGNLLIILAISSDSHLHTPMYFFLSNLSFTDICFSSTTVPKMLMNIQTQSKSISYTGCLTQVCFLMIFAGMENFLLAAMTYDRYVAICQPLRYTVIMNSYLCGLLILLSLFISLVDALLHSLMILRLSFCTDGEIPHFFCELALVIKLACSNTLVNNILTYLLSILGGVTFLGIIFSYIEIVSSILRIPSAGGMYKAFSTCGSHLSVVFLFYGTAFGVYISSAVTHFSKKTAVASVMYTVVPPMINPFIYSLRNRDMKGALKNLLWRTSFS, from the coding sequence ATGACATCAGAAAACCAAACTGGTGTAGCAGCATTCTCCCTCCTGGGGCTCTCAGAGGATTCAGAACTGCAGCCCTTCCTCTTCGGGCTATTCCTGACCATGCACCTCGTCACTGTGTTGGGGAACCTACTCATTATCCTGGCCATCAGCTcagactcccacctccacacccccatgtactttttcctctccaacctgtccttcactgacatctgtttcagcaGCACCACGGTCCCCAAGATGCTGATGAACATCCAGACACAGAGCAAATCCATCAGTTACACAGGCTGCCTCACCCAGGTTTGCTTCCTCATGATATTCGCAGGCATGGAAAATTTTCTTCTTGCAGCAATgacctatgaccgctatgtggccatctgccaacCACTGAggtacacagtcatcatgaactCTTACCTCTGTGGCCTGCTGATTCTCCTCTCCTTGTTCATTAGTTTGGTGGATGCCCTGCTCCACAGTCTGATGATACTAAGGCTGTCCTTCTGCACAGATGGGGAAATCCCTCACTTCTTCTGTGAGCTTGCTCTGGTCATCAAACTTGCCTGCTCCAATACTCTTGTCAATAACATCCTGACATATTTACTAAGTATACTGGGTGGTGTTACTTTCCTTGGGATTATTTTCTCTTACATTGAAATTGTTTCTTCCATTCTGAGAATACCATCAGCTGGTGGAATGTATAAAGCTTTCtccacctgtgggtctcacctgtCAGTGGTTTTCTTATTCTATGGGACAGCTTTTGGGGTGTACATTAGTTCTGCAGTTACTCAtttttccaagaagacagcagtagcctcagtgatgtacactgtGGTCCCTCCAATGATAAACCCAtttatctacagcctgaggaacagggacatgAAGGGAGCCTTGAAGAATCTCCTGTGGAGAACATCTTTTTCATGA